ccccacgtATTATTTACTATTACAAAACCATCGAGAGTTAGTCATTGGTCAATCTACAATGCACCTGGACTAGAGCTTGTGAAGCagctccacagcatgatgctaccaacATTATGCTTGACAGTTACGGTGCTAGTAGGTTCTACTTTGACAGGCCTAAACATACTCTGTCACTCTGCTGTTAAATAGCttagtttttgtctcataaaaaaCTAGGCCTTTTGTTTGAAGTGCAGATTTTGAAGGTAATTCAATGAAATATACCatgaaacagattatttttattgcttgttcATGGTGATAAGGATGTACTCTACACATGGAATTGGACTGAGTCACATGGCAACCAACCTCTTGACTCAAAGACcgtttcctgaaaaaaaaaaaaaaaaaaaaaaagaccgtTTCCTGGTTTCTTTGCAGAAcctcgagaaaaaaaaaatacgtctaatgttttggataaataatatattatgtcaataaaaatattttcgaAAGTGACTCGTAAGAATGGAGACATTGCATAAAAGGTTATTCAACACTTCCTCTGAAAGTTTCCTGGACGTATTCCTTCTAGTAACTTACATTCCCAGAAAGGGGGAGAAAGTGCAAAGTCATGCTACATTGTGGCGTGGTCAGGACTGGAGAAGTGAACTGAGGAGATGCGTCGCGTTATTTGGTAAAAGTATCGCGAGATTTTGGTGAAGGTATATAAATCCAGTCGACACAGCCAGCCGTTGCACTCTGTACGGCTTTGGATGCGAGGTAGAGTTTTACAAAAGGtaggtgttttaaaaaaaaatttaaatgacaactTTTCTCTATATATCTATTGGTTTGgagtagatttttgttttaagcttcCAATTCGCGGGACTTAAAGGTCAGGGAGTTCTCATTCGTGTTTTTGAGGAATTcaacaagtgttttttttcttcttttttttaaatcagaaagtgGGACGTTCGTCTGTAAATCCATTGTGACAAGAGTCAGCTTAATCGGTATTTTCTGTCCGACATTGATGGATTTATCTGATATCAGTTTTTCTCTAGTCATTTTTTAATGTGCTTCCGTTAACCAGGTAAATACATACATTTCGGTTCGTAAAGAGTCATTTTTCATAAGCGCCGCGCGCTCGTCGACGAAAGCAcgatgggggggggggaaaaaaaaaagtttgcatttattCATATACGGAAACGCCTGTGAAACAAGAGGAGAAGTGGTCATGGGTTATGTTTCGAAAGATCCCAACTGACTGCAGGCTATTATATACTCAGGCCTATAATAGCCtgagtaatttaaataaaattgaattaaaattcaaaaacacttaattGACCCCAAAGGGAAATGTAATAATGTCCCTAAAGTTAGGCGTGACAATtgctgacaaaaacatttcctgcaacTAACTGCCATTGTGTTCACCAAGCAGAAAAGTctggaatttaatttaattattttgcacGTGTAGAAGAAATAAGGAGCAAGAAACAGGATGTGTAGTTTTGCAATATCAGCATTTCCTCCACCCATCCTTTACAGACCTTGTGTGAGCTCAGTAAAATTATCTAGTAAGCTTTTGTTTATAGTTGAaaatgagcaagaaaaaaaaaaatatatatattaatactatttgaaaattttttgaagaaaaaaaataaaaatctttgcgAACTTGGATAATTTTTCATCTGGAACTGTATTGGAAATGTGTAGGAACcctgaaaaatgtaatgaaataaaatattaaacattgcTGTAGCCATGTGAACGATTTCACagattttgtaaacaaaacattttttgtattgCATGAGTTGAGCAAGTGGGCTCATATTTATATTAGACAttccttttataaaataaacaagcagcTGTAAGTTTTCAGAGAGGATGTGTGTAACACTCGGCCATTTCCTTCTCAGTCTGACTGAAGATGGCTGCAGGCAACGCAAAGATTGGAAAATTGGCTCCAGACTTCTTGGCTAAAGCGGTGATGCCGGATGGACAGTTCCAGGACCTGAAGCTGTCGGATTATAGAGGTAAGACCTTTCTTTTGCTGCAGgaagcaggttttattttttcaacagaCGCTACCTATTAAGGTCTGAATTTATCCCCCTTCCCCCCTTAGAGGTACAAAACTAATCTCCCCGTCTTATTTACTCTCTGCACAGGAAAGtatgttgtcttcttcttttatcCGCTGGACTTCACGTTCGTGTGTCCCACCGAGATCATCGCTTTTAGCGATGCCGCTGAGGAGTTCAGGAAGATTGGCTGCGAAATCATCGCTGCCTCTGTAGACTCTCACTTCTCCCATTTTGCATGGTATTCAACAatcgtttgttgtttttttgcattctcGGTGACTACGTATAGTGCTTCAAAATGCTGCCGTTTTCCTGTTTTGTGGTCTTCAAGGACTAACACGCCACGTAAACAGGGCGGTCTGGGTGCAATGAAGATCCCACTTGTGTCTGACACGCGGCGCACCATCTCCACAGACTACGGTGTCCTGAAGGAGGACGAAGGCATCGCCTACAGGTGGGGCGGATGTTGGGTTTTGCCCTCTGGTTTATGCACCAATCTCAAAATGCTTTTCGATTGCTAAAGGTCACAATAGAGCTTTGGAACTGACGTCACTGCGTGTGACGTTTACGTCGCCGGGCGCCATCTTGTATGGCCAGataccaaaacaaactttttccgCCGTTTTCATTACGCTACCGACTGCAGTGCAGTTGTTTCAAGTCGGATATTGGCGCTCCGCGGAGTAAGGAGGGTTTAGCTGAAGGTTGATCCGATTTATGAACGCTAATTCCGGCCAGCTGTTCTCTACCGCTCCCTCCTCAAGCGCTCGGAGGTTTACATTGGGACCATAAATTTCCGAACCAAACACTCCTGTAAATAAATGCCTTGTGACCAACTGATACAAAAAAGTGGTAATTCATGCTATTACACGACGCACACTATCctctattaaaattttaagcgacagactggcgaccggtccagggtgaccctgccgctcgcccggaacgtagctggagagggaccagcacctcctgaccccactaagggacaagggtgtaagaaaatggatggataaataattttaatattaagtaATAAGTTTTCTTCCATAGCTTCCAAATCGTGCCCCGTTAACTAaaaatcagtgtgaaattaTTCTACTAGACCGTATAGATCATATTTATTACAGTTTGacccctttttttatttaactaattttctattttttaaaacgGTTCATATAATGTATTACCTCAGatgatcatcacatttgttaccTGTAATATTCAATTGCATACAATTCTAGGACCGGATCTATTTTattacatgttcacttcttatctgaaatgtgttaaatacAACAGATATTTCCTTAAATTGTGATCTAATTCATAACATTTACTTGTCACCTTTTATTGTttactctgaaatgttttaattacacattaaatgtttaaagatgggctctttcatctggtttgcttgttacattaaatgtttacttcaacatttaatataattgtttactttaatcacataaaatgtttatttaaaatataatctttcaTTACATATAGGCTTATTacttgaaacattttagatatcacatttttacttgagaTGTAATTAATTTCATCACCCGTTTACATGCAACTTGAAGTGCTTGaatcaaatgtttcatgaatgtttaccacattaaattgtttaattgaGAGAAAACAGCCAGTTCCAACTGaacacatatttatttcaacacaaatggTTGAAATATATGTTTGAACTTCCTCTTCAAAGTGTGCAGCCTTGCTGAGCTCTTCTCCGGGGGTTTCCTCGTCAGCCTCTCCAACTTGCTCCTCTTCTATAGCGTCCGCTACCATTTTCATCATTTACCCCTTAAtgggtaaataatgaaaacacagtcTGTAACTTGTTGATCCACCAGGGTCTTGCTGTATCGCCTCTTTAATCGACGCGCATGTCTGTCCGATGTTGTGGCGTTTACCTCGCAGTGACCCAGATTCAGTCTGGATTGAGCGAATTCATTTCATACGTCGGTTTGCCTTGAAGAGGAGATATCAGAACACGCATCGTATTAATACTGTTAATTTGATAAAACTAGTAAAATAGTTTACTTCACAAAAATGGAATAACCTCGATGTTCACTGACAAAACTTGGATTATGCTACATCAAAAATATAAGCTGACCTAAACAAGGTTAACCCACTTAAATGAACTCAACGTAACTGAACATCAGTACACCTGGACAAAATCAtagcaaaacattatgaccaaCACCAACAAAGTGAATTTAGACACTCACCAGAATGGACATGTCTGGAGCAAACTTGTCTATCTTGGGATGTTGGGGAACGTAACATCAGGACGTCTCACCGCTGATACCCAGGACATTTGTCTCCTTTTCGTTAGCTCTGTTAGCTTAGCCTCCTCTTTGTTTACAGGCAGGAAAACAGTGAAACGAAAGTCTCCTTTCCATCTTTTTACCGTTTCGGTCCTGTGATCGTGTGACATTGCATCCAATAACGCAGCAAGTTCAAACCATTGCTAATTGATTTTAAGTAACTTAGATTCAAAATTCAAACTATCTGTGAGACAGTCGTTTTCTCGGTTATGTTTATGGCCATACAAGATGGCGATCATATCCCTACTCCTAGAGCAATGACGTCGCGTTCCGAAGCTCTATAGACTTCCCAGCTTTCGTCTGCTTTACCTTTGGCTGATTTGGATTGAACCTGATGTagcatttgttgtgaattgttCCTAAAATCCATACGATTCATATATATTTCCTGTATTCTAGAGGTCTGTTCATCATTGATGACAGGGGTATCCTGAGACAAATCACCATCAACGACCTCCCAGTTGGACGCTCTGTTGAGGAGACTTTGCGTTTGGTTCAAGCATTTCAGTTCACAGACAAACATGGAGAAGGTTTGTTTGTCGCTTCTGTTTTTATCCACTTTCTTTTGAAATTGTCCGCGCTTCCTTTCTGGAACCTCTCTTATCTTGAATCTACGCACTTGGGCTCATTACTTGTTTATCTCTTCAGTCTGTCCAGCTGGCTGGAAACCAGGAAGTGACACCATCAAGCCAGACGTGCAGAAAAGCAAAGATTTCTTCTCCAAGCAGTAATAAGCTCAAGACCACATTCTGCCGCCTACTTTAGCAGATTTCATTTTGTGATTGCACGTCCAATAATGTTTGAGTCAGGGCTATGTCATCGTCatcacacagtgtgtgtgtgtgtattatgtCTGTGTAAACTGTGGCCCATGGACCAAAAGACAGTAATTATGTTGTGGTAGCTATTTTATACTGTAGTCAGTTTTGACAGGTAACTGAGCAGTCAATCATTAATGGTGCATATAAAGGAGCTGACAAACGTTTTAATTGGAGCAAAGGCATCTgtgctcaaaatgtttttgttttttttttgttgtttttttttccctatactctgaacaaaattattatttcacctCAATAAATTATGTGTTTCACTTATATGgtgatgttttcatgtttgtcaaCAAAACTGctaacatttctgaaaacccttgaatttaaataaattgtagaATTAAGTAGACATTTGAATTTTCTCTATACAATAATTTGTAAAGATGAACCAAAagcaatttatatatatatattaggatgaacacacatatatatttgaaatattactgGTATTCTCCTGTACTCGAGATTGATTAGGAAtaaaaattctaatgaacaATAACGGGGATAgggttaaaaaatattttatttatttagtaggGCTTCTGCAGAAGCTTAATGTTAACTTAATCTATTCAAGACTTGCATAAAGGCATTGTCTTGTTGGTACTAAGGTTaaaattttacagtaaattcagaatatttacccatttttgctttaagttgcattagatttttttttaaattataaattaaaatctttaatccGTCActcgagtaaaaaaaaaaaaaatcgttaTGACGGTAAGTGTGAATTTGTGACCATTTTATCGTAGAGTGTCTTTTCGTCTAGCGCGGGAAAACTGTTCGCTGATTAAAGCTTATCGTTAGTTGACTGGAGGAGCTGCGGGCTCTTCGTTTCCTAGAGTCCTaacttatttacaaaatatcGTCTTAGATTGTACTAAAAACTCGAGACATCACACTAACTtcgaaataagaaaaacattgtctTATTGGATATATTTACATTCATATTTAGCTTATTCGGCGTCTTCCCTAGCTAATTTAACCGTTGGAAGTGACTCGGCTAACTACGGTTGAACGCAAGAAGAAGGGGTAAAAATGGCGTCTGGGAAAATGCGTCTGAGAGGAAACAAGGAGGAAACTGCTGAGGTTTGGAAACAACACACTCCATAAAAGCTAACACCAAGAATATGTCTTTGTTTGCTCAAAATGCGTTAGTGAATGACATTTCTAATGCAATTGACGTCATTATTTGTTCATAAGATAGAGAACACAGCCATAATTAGCTTGTCGAGGTTCACTTCAATAAATGAGAACACGAATTTATATACTATTTACGTTCAGTAGACAGAAATATATATTCGAGCCCTTATCAAGtttctcagtaaaaaaaaatcgaaGCTAAAGGGCAAATACACTTAATTTTTCACTACCTTGTGCATCCTTAATCAGCTGCactttaaaaactacaattacCTTGACTCTTCAAACTCCCACTAGATTATTTTACACCAAAAGCAGGATATTTAATACCTAGTTTTATTTcggtaattctaactgacctgaAAGACAAGTTTGGTATGGTTTCACTTAAGAtagtgaggggaaaaaacaaaacaattttcacttttagaactaatgtattaaaatttgtgatttttgttgctGATATTCTAATTTGCCGAGATGCACCTGTATTTTATCTCCACggcttttttgctttttttccccacttttcaAGTGGACCGGATTATTCATCAATGACTTGAAAACCAAACAAGAGTCTCTGGTCTTTGTCAAGAGGATGATGGCCATCGCAGTCTCTTCTGTCACCTACTTGAGAGGGATTTTTCCAGAGTGCGCCTACCGATCCAGGTATCTTGAAGGTGAGCGAGATACAGTGCAGAAAATTCCAGAAG
This is a stretch of genomic DNA from Gambusia affinis linkage group LG12, SWU_Gaff_1.0, whole genome shotgun sequence. It encodes these proteins:
- the prdx1 gene encoding peroxiredoxin-1, producing MAAGNAKIGKLAPDFLAKAVMPDGQFQDLKLSDYRGKYVVFFFYPLDFTFVCPTEIIAFSDAAEEFRKIGCEIIAASVDSHFSHFAWTNTPRKQGGLGAMKIPLVSDTRRTISTDYGVLKEDEGIAYRGLFIIDDRGILRQITINDLPVGRSVEETLRLVQAFQFTDKHGEVCPAGWKPGSDTIKPDVQKSKDFFSKQ